A genomic stretch from Planctomycetaceae bacterium includes:
- a CDS encoding ABC transporter ATP-binding protein translates to MSILELKNVSRVFGSGPARCPALRGIDLSVEPAEMLAVTGASGSGKSTLLNICAGLDAPTGGSVLIDGRDTRGMSPDAMARLRRTSVGFVFQFMNLLPALTAWENIELALVLSGAAREDRRRRVAGLLDLAGLAEKARALPDQLSGGQQQRLAVLRALAHRPRIVFMDEPTSCLDSDHARELMDLVVNLNAREKTTIVVATHDAAVAGRMTIRVQMRDGKIISPEVTP, encoded by the coding sequence GTGAGCATTCTGGAACTCAAAAACGTTTCTCGCGTCTTCGGCAGTGGACCGGCCCGATGCCCGGCCCTGAGGGGGATCGATCTGTCCGTCGAACCGGCCGAGATGCTGGCCGTCACCGGCGCCTCCGGAAGCGGCAAGAGCACGTTGCTGAACATCTGCGCGGGGTTGGACGCGCCCACCGGCGGCAGCGTGCTGATCGACGGCCGCGACACGCGGGGCATGTCCCCCGACGCCATGGCGCGCCTTCGCCGCACGAGCGTCGGGTTCGTTTTTCAGTTCATGAACCTCCTGCCGGCGCTGACGGCGTGGGAGAATATCGAATTGGCCCTGGTGCTTTCCGGCGCCGCGCGCGAGGACCGCCGTCGAAGGGTGGCGGGTTTGCTTGATCTGGCCGGACTGGCGGAAAAGGCCCGCGCGCTGCCTGACCAACTCTCGGGTGGTCAGCAGCAGCGCCTGGCCGTGCTGCGGGCGCTGGCGCACCGCCCGCGGATCGTCTTCATGGATGAGCCGACAAGCTGCCTCGACAGCGACCACGCCCGCGAGCTGATGGACCTGGTGGTGAATCTCAACGCCCGGGAGAAGACCACGATCGTCGTGGCCACGCACGACGCCGCCGTGGCCGGACGGATGACCATCCGCGTGCAGATGCGCGACGGGAAGATTATCAGCCCTGAGGTGACGCCATGA
- a CDS encoding FtsX-like permease family protein produces the protein MTAFWPVLVLKMLLRRARRGVIMMAATAMAVACLIALDAVMEGVGDAMIRNSVAAAGGHVTLTGTARRAADEAVASEVRRWPGVCEALPRRTQAAMLSHGRSGAAVTLVGVVPAERNWSIVAAKIIGGGFPRGGGSILVGSDLADRLGAAVGDRLEATVSGGVGRTFTVCGVFRTRLPHLDAQLVLAGMDDVAPAQQSVHVFLADPYAAPAAAARAGELAVAASQWQNDLPELAGLISLNRFSMNVVLGLALLILAFGISNNVFQGVSQRRRELSILRAMGLTSRGVMAIVLGETMLMAAVAAVIGAAVGIAATLLWARWGLDLSPWTSGNPHFLISAVVYPRLTGGGVIAPMAVACACGFLAALAPARRAGRSTIMQGLRML, from the coding sequence ATGACGGCGTTCTGGCCGGTCCTGGTTCTCAAGATGCTCCTGCGCCGGGCGCGGCGAGGGGTGATCATGATGGCCGCCACGGCCATGGCGGTGGCCTGCCTGATTGCCCTCGATGCGGTCATGGAGGGCGTCGGCGATGCGATGATCCGAAACTCCGTAGCCGCCGCCGGAGGGCATGTGACGCTGACCGGAACTGCCCGCCGCGCCGCTGACGAGGCGGTGGCCTCCGAAGTGCGCCGCTGGCCGGGCGTCTGCGAAGCGCTGCCGCGACGAACGCAGGCGGCGATGCTTTCGCACGGACGCTCCGGGGCCGCCGTGACGCTCGTGGGGGTAGTACCGGCCGAGCGGAACTGGAGCATCGTCGCAGCCAAGATCATTGGCGGCGGATTCCCCCGCGGCGGCGGGTCGATCCTTGTCGGCAGCGATCTGGCTGACCGTCTCGGGGCGGCTGTGGGCGATCGCCTTGAGGCCACTGTGAGCGGCGGTGTCGGCAGGACCTTCACGGTCTGCGGCGTGTTCCGAACTCGCCTGCCCCATCTGGATGCGCAACTCGTGCTGGCGGGTATGGACGACGTCGCCCCAGCGCAGCAATCGGTACACGTCTTCCTGGCCGATCCGTACGCCGCGCCGGCGGCTGCGGCGAGGGCGGGCGAACTGGCGGTGGCGGCCTCGCAGTGGCAGAACGATCTGCCCGAGCTGGCCGGCCTGATCTCGCTCAACCGGTTTTCGATGAATGTTGTGCTGGGCTTGGCGCTGCTGATCCTGGCGTTTGGCATTTCCAACAACGTCTTCCAGGGCGTCAGCCAGCGGCGTCGCGAACTGAGCATCCTGCGGGCGATGGGCCTGACCAGCCGGGGCGTCATGGCCATCGTGTTGGGCGAGACGATGCTGATGGCCGCCGTCGCGGCGGTCATCGGCGCCGCCGTCGGCATTGCCGCCACGCTGCTCTGGGCCCGCTGGGGGCTGGACCTGTCGCCCTGGACGAGCGGTAACCCGCACTTTCTCATCTCGGCAGTGGTATACCCGCGACTGACCGGCGGCGGCGTGATCGCGCCGATGGCCGTGGCGTGCGCGTGTGGGTTTCTGGCGGCCTTAGCGCCCGCGCGGCGGGCGGGACGCTCTACCATTATGCAGGGGCTGCGAATGCTGTGA
- a CDS encoding GGDEF domain-containing protein, translating into MLLADESAAGYLTPRLAPSSAVCYGDPYEMLAALRIEPWATVVLTAPRPEFPGLCRAVRRLAAHARLYVLCPPAAETNVRRLCPGAVDDYFIWPPTRSDLARLAAPQERAPATGGNGHALTAQESATLLAATAAPGEIETAAATLVAQRLGVAGQWSDSDGAADGAVLLTGWSGRGQRVFRSATPVPASSGAFLQALQAMVAPLTKMAARTEALAQLAMTDHLTGAYNRRYFYQVTDQVLARAARQNLRASLLLFDIDDFKRYNDTYGHAVGDHILQQVAALMKTITRGHDIVARIGGDEFAILFCDEEQPRESTSHPPESAYVLADRFRRAVESHAFPDLGPHAKGTLTISGGLAAFPAGGATCRELLATADAALRQGKSAGKNIIRLIGQ; encoded by the coding sequence TTGCTCCTGGCTGACGAGTCGGCCGCAGGTTACCTGACGCCGCGCCTGGCGCCGTCAAGCGCGGTCTGCTACGGCGACCCTTACGAGATGCTCGCGGCGCTGCGCATCGAGCCCTGGGCGACGGTGGTGCTGACGGCTCCGCGCCCGGAGTTTCCCGGACTCTGCCGCGCCGTGCGGCGACTGGCCGCCCACGCGCGCCTTTACGTGCTGTGCCCCCCCGCCGCCGAGACCAACGTCCGCCGCCTCTGCCCCGGGGCCGTCGACGACTACTTCATCTGGCCGCCGACGCGAAGCGACCTGGCCCGCCTGGCTGCTCCGCAGGAACGGGCGCCCGCAACCGGCGGCAACGGACATGCCCTGACGGCACAGGAATCTGCAACCCTGCTCGCCGCCACCGCGGCGCCGGGCGAGATCGAGACCGCCGCGGCCACGCTCGTCGCCCAGCGTCTGGGCGTGGCAGGCCAGTGGTCTGACAGCGACGGCGCCGCCGACGGGGCGGTCTTGCTGACGGGCTGGTCGGGGCGCGGTCAGCGGGTGTTCCGCTCCGCAACGCCCGTGCCCGCATCGAGCGGGGCGTTTCTCCAAGCCCTTCAGGCGATGGTGGCGCCGCTGACGAAGATGGCGGCCCGCACCGAGGCCCTGGCACAACTTGCCATGACGGACCACCTGACTGGGGCATACAACCGCCGCTATTTCTACCAGGTGACCGATCAGGTCCTCGCCCGCGCCGCCCGCCAGAACCTGCGGGCCAGCCTGCTGCTGTTCGACATCGACGACTTCAAGCGATACAACGATACCTACGGACACGCCGTCGGCGACCATATCCTCCAGCAGGTCGCGGCGCTGATGAAGACGATCACTCGCGGACATGATATCGTCGCCCGCATCGGCGGCGACGAGTTCGCCATCCTGTTCTGCGACGAGGAACAACCGCGCGAGAGCACCAGCCACCCGCCCGAGAGCGCCTACGTGCTGGCCGACCGATTCCGCCGCGCCGTCGAGAGCCACGCCTTCCCCGACCTGGGCCCGCATGCCAAAGGCACGCTGACCATCAGCGGCGGTCTGGCCGCCTTCCCCGCCGGCGGCGCCACCTGCCGAGAACTGCTCGCCACCGCCGACGCCGCCCTGCGCCAAGGCAAGTCCGCCGGCAAGAACATCATCCGCCTCATCGGACAGTAG
- a CDS encoding glycyl-radical enzyme activating protein codes for MESAIRNPQSEIAGRIFQVQRFSIHDGPGIRTTVFFKGCPLRCVWCHNPEGIELQPVLSFDPSKCIGCGYCFRVCKQNAHGRHGDTHALDRKLCRACGSCTEECYAGALELIGHDATVAEVLDEVLRDRPFYETSGGGITLSGGEPLLQVDFAAALLSAAKAAGLHTTVETCGQVRWEHFARVQGLVDLWLYDVKETDSARHEQFTGMGNGLILANLRALYETGAKILLRLPIVPGLNDRPEHFSAVAQLAAAMPNLLGAEVIPYHRLGTSKLARLGLDHAFADMAAEKRPPWHPDSPPQAPTDETVAGWIHTLREQGVRLVGPTSEM; via the coding sequence ATGGAATCCGCAATCCGAAATCCGCAATCCGAAATCGCCGGCCGCATCTTCCAGGTCCAGCGGTTCAGCATCCATGACGGCCCGGGGATTCGCACCACCGTATTCTTCAAGGGTTGCCCGCTGCGGTGCGTGTGGTGCCACAATCCCGAGGGCATCGAGCTCCAGCCGGTGCTGTCGTTCGATCCGTCCAAGTGCATCGGCTGCGGATATTGTTTCCGCGTCTGCAAGCAAAACGCCCACGGGAGGCATGGCGACACGCACGCCCTCGACCGCAAGCTCTGCCGCGCGTGCGGGTCCTGCACCGAAGAGTGCTACGCCGGCGCGCTAGAACTGATCGGCCACGACGCCACCGTCGCCGAGGTGCTCGACGAAGTCCTGCGCGATCGCCCGTTCTATGAAACCTCAGGCGGCGGCATTACGCTCTCCGGCGGCGAGCCGCTGCTGCAGGTCGACTTCGCCGCGGCGCTGCTGTCTGCCGCCAAGGCCGCCGGCCTGCACACGACCGTCGAGACGTGCGGACAGGTGCGGTGGGAGCATTTCGCCCGCGTGCAGGGACTGGTGGACTTGTGGCTGTACGATGTGAAGGAGACCGATTCCGCCCGCCATGAGCAGTTCACCGGCATGGGCAACGGGTTGATCCTGGCGAATCTTCGTGCCCTGTACGAAACCGGCGCGAAGATACTCCTGCGCCTTCCGATCGTCCCGGGGCTCAACGACCGCCCCGAGCACTTTTCGGCCGTGGCGCAGCTCGCAGCCGCCATGCCCAATCTGCTGGGCGCCGAGGTTATTCCCTACCACCGCCTGGGCACCAGCAAGCTGGCGCGATTGGGGCTCGATCACGCCTTTGCCGACATGGCGGCTGAGAAACGGCCGCCATGGCACCCGGACTCGCCGCCGCAGGCGCCGACGGATGAGACGGTCGCGGGTTGGATCCACACGCTGCGCGAGCAGGGCGTTCGTCTGGTTGGACCGACGTCCGAAATGTGA
- a CDS encoding glycoside hydrolase family 20 zincin-like fold domain-containing protein, protein MRIVLIAAAMAASAAIAVAQDPPTAVALVLPAPQVVAGGKEDITLGPADEGISLTLVGVKPEEPALAAGLDLLAKGLSKVESKLTRAADPAGAMLTITRLDAPAFAKAVAAAAPKASLTKEQLDQGYVLALASKEDKTTITLQAQTPLGLYYGLCTLVQLISRGEEGLAAPGATIADWPAIATRVVDPASKPKGAVQVLPLLRLSPIAPSPQAPAARNSPKPELVVKDLSATTADVTVDGEKRTVFDAARLHKPAEGTPDAICVEGTVPAPAGAVWASLADYCWNPSAYTPEASARRAQHFASVLEPLLNRAGGFKYELEMEK, encoded by the coding sequence ATGCGAATCGTGTTGATAGCCGCCGCGATGGCTGCTTCGGCGGCCATCGCCGTGGCACAAGACCCGCCTACTGCCGTCGCCCTGGTGCTTCCGGCCCCGCAAGTGGTCGCCGGCGGCAAGGAAGACATTACGTTAGGCCCGGCCGACGAAGGAATCTCCCTCACCCTGGTCGGCGTCAAACCCGAGGAACCGGCCTTGGCGGCGGGGCTCGATCTGCTGGCCAAAGGCCTGTCCAAAGTTGAATCGAAGCTCACCCGTGCGGCCGATCCTGCCGGGGCGATGCTGACAATCACCAGGCTCGACGCGCCCGCCTTCGCCAAGGCGGTCGCGGCAGCGGCCCCCAAGGCCTCACTCACGAAAGAGCAACTCGATCAGGGATACGTTCTGGCCCTGGCGTCGAAGGAGGACAAGACGACGATCACGCTGCAGGCCCAGACGCCGCTGGGGCTGTATTACGGCCTGTGTACGCTGGTGCAGCTCATCAGTCGCGGCGAGGAAGGCCTCGCCGCCCCCGGGGCAACGATCGCCGATTGGCCGGCGATCGCCACGCGCGTGGTCGATCCGGCGTCAAAGCCCAAAGGCGCTGTGCAAGTCCTGCCGCTTCTTCGACTGAGCCCGATCGCTCCGTCGCCTCAGGCCCCGGCGGCAAGGAACAGCCCCAAGCCTGAGCTGGTGGTGAAGGATCTTTCGGCAACGACCGCCGACGTGACGGTCGATGGCGAAAAGAGGACGGTTTTCGACGCAGCCCGACTGCACAAGCCGGCCGAAGGCACCCCCGATGCAATATGCGTCGAGGGCACTGTGCCCGCGCCGGCCGGAGCGGTCTGGGCCAGCCTTGCCGATTACTGCTGGAATCCCTCGGCCTATACGCCTGAGGCTTCCGCGCGCCGGGCGCAGCATTTCGCCTCGGTGCTCGAACCGCTCCTGAACCGCGCCGGCGGGTTTAAGTATGAGTTGGAGATGGAGAAGTAG
- a CDS encoding HAD family phosphatase — MSDYAVIFDMDGVLVDSYQAHFESWRQMARRHGQDMTEPQFAATFGRTSRDIIHRLWGSVVTSAEQVTQWDHEKEHLYRQILAEKFPEMDGAHELIEALHAAGFVMAIGSSGPPGNVQVVRENLPGSRHINVTVTREDITHGKPDPEVFLKAADKLALPPCRCAVVEDAPAGIEAARRAGMAAIAITGTAPREELARGAGLVVDSLRELTPEIIKRLIERVAGVSPARGEGILPSQD; from the coding sequence ATGAGCGACTACGCGGTGATTTTCGACATGGACGGCGTGCTCGTCGACAGCTACCAGGCGCATTTCGAGTCCTGGCGGCAGATGGCCCGCCGGCACGGGCAGGACATGACCGAGCCGCAGTTCGCCGCCACGTTCGGCCGCACCAGCCGCGACATCATCCATCGCCTGTGGGGTTCCGTCGTCACCAGCGCCGAGCAAGTCACCCAGTGGGATCACGAGAAGGAGCATCTTTACCGGCAGATTCTGGCGGAAAAGTTCCCTGAAATGGATGGCGCGCACGAGCTGATCGAGGCCTTGCACGCGGCGGGGTTCGTCATGGCCATCGGTTCGTCCGGGCCGCCGGGAAACGTCCAGGTGGTGCGAGAGAACCTCCCCGGAAGCCGCCACATCAACGTCACCGTCACGCGCGAGGACATCACGCACGGCAAGCCGGACCCGGAGGTCTTCCTCAAGGCCGCAGATAAACTCGCCTTGCCGCCGTGCCGCTGTGCGGTGGTCGAGGACGCCCCGGCCGGAATCGAGGCCGCCCGGAGGGCGGGCATGGCCGCCATTGCCATCACCGGCACCGCGCCGCGCGAGGAACTGGCCCGCGGCGCCGGCTTGGTCGTCGATTCGCTGCGCGAGCTGACGCCGGAGATCATCAAGAGGCTCATCGAACGTGTCGCGGGCGTCTCGCCCGCGCGTGGCGAGGGCATCTTGCCCTCGCAGGATTGA
- the raiA gene encoding ribosome-associated translation inhibitor RaiA, which produces MNIIVNARHMDATDPIKDYVQAKVAKLERLYDNMQSIEVILDIEAEQPKVEIIATARRKNTFVATHRGEDMYACVDQCLDKVSQQVRRHKDRVRDRQGPSHEQSLAQE; this is translated from the coding sequence GTGAACATCATCGTCAACGCCAGGCACATGGACGCCACCGACCCGATCAAGGATTATGTCCAGGCCAAAGTGGCCAAGCTGGAACGTCTGTACGACAACATGCAGTCCATCGAGGTGATTCTGGACATCGAGGCCGAGCAGCCCAAGGTCGAGATCATCGCCACCGCCCGCCGCAAGAATACCTTTGTGGCGACGCATCGCGGGGAAGACATGTACGCCTGCGTGGATCAGTGTCTGGACAAGGTTTCGCAGCAGGTCCGCCGTCATAAAGACCGTGTCCGCGACCGCCAGGGACCTTCTCACGAACAGAGCCTGGCCCAGGAATAA
- a CDS encoding PTS sugar transporter subunit IIA has product MRLSDIMVTDAIVPDLAAKTRDEAIAELVTALAAAGAVSKKAAPDITRLVLAREAQATTGIGKGVALPHAKLPGIKKPLATIGCSHEGIEFNALDSKPVYSVILLLSSPDNPDEHLQAMETIFRHVQRDIFRKFLRQSETRQAVIDLLTEADELS; this is encoded by the coding sequence ATGAGACTGTCCGACATCATGGTCACCGATGCTATTGTTCCCGATCTTGCAGCTAAGACCCGTGACGAGGCTATCGCAGAGTTGGTGACCGCTCTGGCCGCCGCGGGGGCTGTCAGCAAAAAGGCCGCACCCGATATCACCCGCCTGGTGCTGGCCCGCGAGGCCCAGGCCACCACGGGAATCGGCAAGGGAGTCGCCTTGCCGCACGCCAAGCTGCCGGGAATCAAGAAGCCCCTGGCCACGATCGGCTGTTCGCATGAAGGCATCGAGTTCAACGCCCTGGACTCCAAGCCCGTTTACTCCGTCATCCTGCTGCTGTCGAGCCCCGACAACCCCGACGAGCACCTTCAGGCCATGGAGACCATCTTCCGCCACGTCCAGCGCGATATTTTCCGAAAATTCCTGCGTCAGAGCGAGACGCGCCAGGCCGTGATCGACCTGCTGACCGAGGCCGACGAACTGAGTTAG
- a CDS encoding HPr family phosphocarrier protein, whose product MEREVEIVNKYGLHARPAMQLVELANRFASKIEVSNGSLSVDAKSIMSVMRLAAVKGTLLKITADGDDAPDAVEVLSDLVSKGFGEMEEEPAK is encoded by the coding sequence GTGGAACGAGAAGTCGAAATCGTTAATAAGTACGGCCTGCATGCCCGACCGGCGATGCAACTGGTCGAGCTGGCGAACCGTTTCGCCAGCAAGATCGAAGTATCCAATGGATCCCTGAGCGTCGACGCCAAGAGCATCATGTCCGTGATGCGCCTGGCGGCCGTCAAGGGAACGCTGCTGAAAATCACCGCCGACGGCGACGATGCGCCCGATGCCGTCGAGGTGCTGTCGGACCTGGTGTCCAAGGGCTTCGGTGAGATGGAAGAGGAGCCGGCCAAGTAG
- the ptsP gene encoding phosphoenolpyruvate--protein phosphotransferase, with protein sequence MKTKKGIGVSPGVAIAPAVVVDTEEFDVPERHVSEDLTQAELVRLRRACDVSRKEIRTLQEQTAKQIGKETASIFDFHLGLLNDKVLQKKFSDAISISRVTAEYAVATVLRAYAKDFLAMPEYLADRVKDIYDIEKRLLRNLIGQRRQSLTQLKKDRNVLAHDLTPSQTACMDRDHVQGLAIDAGGATSHTAIVAKALGIPAVVGLNDVTAAVSTGDTVIIDGTRGMVIINPDEATIESYRIYAQQQVQFIHSLDALRDLPAITRDGHEVTLLGNIEFPGEVAAVLEKGGQGIGLYRTEFLYLGTDKEPTEADHFHAYREVLTLCEGRPVTIRTVDLGADKYTQQRARAPERNPFLGCRSIRYCLQNLPMFKTQLRAILRASIGSRVSMLFPLITNLLELRQAKTIVRDVMEDLEEEGIEYRSDISIGMMVETPSAALMCDSFAKEVDFFSLGTNDLVQYTLAVDRGNERVASLFSVAHPAVLRLIKQVIRAGQRHGIPVSLCGEMAGDPQYTLLLLGLGLRCFSSSPPAIPEVKKIIRSVTLEQAAEVARRVMSFDSDKEIINYLRVETRRVLPEMYSD encoded by the coding sequence ATGAAGACAAAAAAAGGCATTGGAGTTTCGCCCGGCGTGGCCATCGCCCCGGCGGTGGTGGTCGACACCGAGGAGTTCGATGTTCCGGAACGTCATGTTTCGGAGGATCTGACGCAGGCTGAGCTCGTCCGCCTGCGGCGGGCCTGTGACGTCTCACGCAAAGAAATCCGCACCCTTCAGGAACAGACCGCCAAACAGATCGGCAAGGAAACCGCCAGCATCTTCGACTTCCACCTGGGCCTGCTCAACGATAAGGTCCTGCAGAAGAAGTTCTCCGACGCCATCAGCATCAGCCGCGTGACGGCCGAATATGCCGTCGCCACCGTTCTGCGAGCGTACGCCAAAGACTTCCTGGCGATGCCCGAGTACCTCGCCGACCGCGTCAAGGACATCTACGACATCGAGAAACGCCTGCTGCGAAACCTCATTGGGCAGCGACGCCAGTCCCTGACGCAGCTCAAGAAAGACCGCAACGTCCTGGCCCACGATCTGACCCCCTCCCAGACCGCCTGCATGGACCGCGACCACGTGCAGGGGCTGGCCATCGACGCCGGCGGGGCCACCAGCCACACCGCCATCGTCGCCAAGGCGCTGGGGATACCGGCCGTGGTGGGGCTCAACGACGTCACCGCGGCCGTCAGCACCGGCGACACCGTGATCATCGACGGCACGCGCGGCATGGTGATCATCAACCCCGACGAAGCCACCATCGAGAGCTACCGCATCTACGCCCAGCAGCAGGTGCAGTTCATCCACAGCCTCGACGCCCTGCGCGACCTGCCGGCCATCACGCGCGACGGGCACGAAGTCACGCTGCTGGGCAATATCGAGTTTCCCGGCGAAGTGGCCGCCGTGCTCGAAAAAGGCGGACAGGGCATCGGCCTCTACCGAACCGAGTTTCTGTACCTGGGCACCGATAAGGAACCTACCGAGGCCGACCACTTCCACGCCTACCGCGAGGTGCTGACGCTGTGCGAGGGTCGCCCGGTGACCATCCGCACGGTGGACCTCGGGGCCGACAAGTACACCCAGCAGCGTGCCCGCGCCCCGGAACGCAACCCCTTCCTGGGCTGCCGCAGCATCCGCTACTGCCTGCAGAACCTGCCGATGTTCAAGACGCAGTTGCGTGCGATTTTGCGTGCCAGCATCGGCAGCCGCGTCTCGATGCTCTTTCCGCTGATCACCAACCTGCTGGAGCTGCGCCAGGCCAAGACCATCGTCCGCGACGTGATGGAAGACCTCGAAGAGGAAGGCATCGAGTACCGCTCCGACATCTCCATCGGCATGATGGTCGAGACGCCCTCGGCGGCGCTGATGTGCGATTCGTTCGCAAAAGAAGTCGACTTCTTCTCCCTGGGAACCAACGATCTGGTACAATACACCCTGGCAGTGGACCGCGGCAACGAGCGCGTGGCCTCGCTGTTCAGCGTCGCGCACCCGGCGGTGCTGCGGCTGATCAAGCAGGTCATCCGCGCCGGGCAGCGGCACGGGATCCCCGTGAGCCTCTGCGGCGAGATGGCCGGCGATCCCCAGTATACGCTGCTGCTGCTGGGACTGGGGCTGAGGTGCTTTTCCTCCAGCCCGCCGGCGATCCCGGAAGTGAAAAAAATTATCCGCTCGGTGACCCTGGAACAGGCCGCCGAGGTGGCCCGGCGAGTCATGAGCTTCGACTCCGACAAGGAAATCATTAATTACCTGCGAGTCGAAACCCGCCGCGTCCTACCGGAAATGTATTCGGACTGA
- a CDS encoding TIGR03936 family radical SAM-associated protein yields the protein MAIEGDLRFISHHDCMRAVERVAARAQLPVRSTQGFNPRPIFSLALPRPVAVATRADLLVLTLDEPVEPDDLTARLNAAAPLGMHFDQPRPLQGKACPQPQRIDYELDLRERSMGVPPMHEKQIQEHGRDAHATPDHGQDARGTHGRDARATADAQARLAAVSARIAELRSAHAWTVLRKTSVKHGRGWRETPIDLKPLVGRLELVDATLLMTLQPAGALWPRPGEVLELLGLDGRVDLANLVRTDVEFMFDRVADVSSAHSEGVSPSTDEQDADETPATRSEPGNGASRGDEDRRRE from the coding sequence TTGGCCATTGAGGGCGATCTCCGCTTCATCTCGCATCACGACTGCATGCGTGCCGTCGAGCGGGTCGCCGCAAGGGCGCAACTGCCTGTTCGCAGTACACAAGGGTTTAACCCAAGGCCGATTTTTTCTCTGGCCCTGCCCCGCCCGGTGGCTGTCGCTACGCGCGCGGACCTGCTGGTGCTGACGCTGGACGAACCGGTCGAGCCGGATGACCTCACCGCCCGCCTCAACGCCGCCGCCCCGCTGGGCATGCACTTCGATCAGCCCCGCCCCCTGCAAGGCAAAGCCTGCCCCCAACCCCAGCGCATTGACTATGAACTGGATTTGCGCGAGCGTAGCATGGGCGTCCCGCCCATGCATGAAAAACAAATCCAAGAGCATGGGCGAGACGCCCATGCCACCCCAGACCACGGGCAAGATGCCCGTGGAACGCACGGGCGAGACGCCCGTGCTACGGCTGACGCCCAGGCGCGCCTCGCGGCTGTGTCGGCTAGAATTGCCGAGCTTCGCTCCGCCCATGCCTGGACCGTGCTGCGGAAAACTTCCGTCAAGCACGGCCGCGGATGGCGCGAAACCCCTATTGATTTGAAACCACTTGTCGGCCGGTTGGAACTGGTTGACGCAACCTTATTGATGACGCTGCAGCCGGCTGGGGCCTTGTGGCCGCGACCCGGCGAGGTGCTGGAACTGCTGGGATTGGACGGTCGAGTCGACCTGGCCAACCTGGTGCGAACGGACGTGGAGTTCATGTTCGACCGTGTCGCGGACGTCTCGTCCGCGCATAGCGAGGGCGTCTCGCCCTCGACGGACGAACAAGACGCGGACGAGACGCCTGCGACACGTTCGGAGCCCGGCAATGGAGCGTCGCGCGGCGACGAAGATCGCCGCAGAGAGTAA